AATCGGCTTGACTCGCAGATTGGGAGAGTCGGTGTGAGCCCCGACAATTCGGTACGGAGTGGCCGCGTGTGCGCCCTCCGGCACGTACCAGGCGACTATCGCTCCGCCGCGCAGCACATACTTCCCGCCGCTCTCGCCGTCCCATGCGTCGACCTCGGCGACCTGCCGGAAACCGGCCTTTTCCAGCCGCTCCGCCGCATTCGCCACCGCGTGGTAGGGCGACGGACTGGCGGCGAGATAGGACATCAGGTCGTCGGTGTGGCCGCGATCGAAGCGGGCGGAGTTGGTCATGGATTCAGCATAAGGAGCCGGACCCCGCATTCCCCGTGCGCATGCGTCGCGACTGCGCACCCTTCCGGCCAGGATTTCTGCACTCCGGACCGGTAAACGTTGCGGAGCGGTGGATTCCGGGTTTTCCGGCCGAGGTACCGGCATACGGGGGGCATGCCCGCTGCGCTGTCCTGCCATCCGCCGCACCTTCCCCGGACATGACGGAGCCCGCCTCTCCGGGGGAAGAGAGGCGGGCCCCGTCAGTCTGGACGGTCAATCTGAGAGACCTCTAAGAGAAACGCCGCAGCGGGGCCGCGGAATCCGCGCTCAGAACGCGGCCTCGTCGAGCTCCATCAGCGACTGGTCCACGGACTCGGCCAGGCCGCGCTCGACGGAGACGCCCGGCAGGACGTTGTGCGCGAAGAACTTCGCCGCGGCGATCTTGCCGGTGTAGAAGGGCTTGTCCTTCGCCGAGGCGCCGGCCAGCTTCTCGGCGGCCACCGACGCACCCTTGAGCAGGAGGTAGCCGATGACGACATCGCCGGAGGCCAGCAGCACGCGGGTGGTGTTGAGGCCGACCTTGTAGATGGACTTGACGTCCTTCTCGGTCGCCGCGAGGTCGGTCAGCATGGCGCCGACGATCGCCTCGAGGTCGGCCGCGGCCTTGGCCAGCTCGCCGCGGGCCTGCTCCAGCTCCTCGCCGCCGGTGTTGTCGGCGAGGAACTTCTTGATCTCGTCGGAGAGGGCGGTGAGCGCCTGGCCCTGGTCGCGGACGATCTTCCGGAAGAAGAAGTCCTGGCCCTGGATCGCGGTGGTGCCCTCGTAGAGGGTGTCGATCTTGGCGTCCCGGATGTACTGCTCGATCGGGTACTCCTGGAGGTACCCGGAGCCACCGAAGGTCTGGAGCGACTGCGCCAGCTGCTCGTAGGACTTCTCCGAGCCGTAGCCCTTCACGATCGGCAGCAGCAGGTCGTTGAGGCGGATCGCGGCGCTCGCGTCCTCGCCCGCGGCCTCCTTGACGAGGATCTCGTCCTGGACCGTGGCGGTGTAGAGCACCAGGGCGCGCATGCCCTCGGCGTACGCCTTCTGCGTCATCAGCGAGCGGCGCACGTCGGGGTGGTGGGTGATCGTGACGCGCGGGGCGGTCTTGTCGGTGAAGGCCGCCAGGTCCGGGCCCTGCACGCGCTCCTTGGCGTACTCCAGCGCGTTGAGGTAGCCGGTGGAGAGGGTGGCGATGGCCTTCGTGCCGACCATCATCCGCGCGAACTCGATGATCTTGAACATCTGGCGGATGCCGTCGTGCTTCTCGCCGAGCAGCCAGCCCTTGGCCGGGTGGTTGGCGCCGAAGGTCATCTCGCAGGTGTTGGAGGCCTTCAGGCCCATCTTGTGCTCGACGTTGGTGGCGTAGGCGCCGTTGCGCTCGCCCAGCTCGCCGGTCTCCCAGTCGAAGTCGTACTTCGGCACGATGAAGAGCGACAGGCCCTTGGTGCCCGGACCGGCACCCTCGGGGCGGGCGAGGACGAAGTGCACGATGTTCTCGGACATGTCGTGCTCACCGGAGGTGATGAAGCGCTTGACGCCCTCGATGTGCCAGGTGCCGTCCGCCTGCTGCACGGCCTTGGTGCGGCCGGCGCCGACGTCCGAACCGGCGTCC
This genomic stretch from Streptomyces nigrescens harbors:
- a CDS encoding acyl-CoA dehydrogenase, which codes for MGHYKSNLRDIEFNLFEVLGRDSVYGTGPFAEMDVDTAKSVLSEIARLSENELAESFADTDRNPPVFDPETNTAPVPDTFKKSYQAFMDAEWWRLGIPEELGGTTAPRSLLWGFAETILGANPAVWMYASGPAFAGVLHEEGTEEQHRIAQLMVDKQWGSTMVLTEPDAGSDVGAGRTKAVQQADGTWHIEGVKRFITSGEHDMSENIVHFVLARPEGAGPGTKGLSLFIVPKYDFDWETGELGERNGAYATNVEHKMGLKASNTCEMTFGANHPAKGWLLGEKHDGIRQMFKIIEFARMMVGTKAIATLSTGYLNALEYAKERVQGPDLAAFTDKTAPRVTITHHPDVRRSLMTQKAYAEGMRALVLYTATVQDEILVKEAAGEDASAAIRLNDLLLPIVKGYGSEKSYEQLAQSLQTFGGSGYLQEYPIEQYIRDAKIDTLYEGTTAIQGQDFFFRKIVRDQGQALTALSDEIKKFLADNTGGEELEQARGELAKAAADLEAIVGAMLTDLAATEKDVKSIYKVGLNTTRVLLASGDVVIGYLLLKGASVAAEKLAGASAKDKPFYTGKIAAAKFFAHNVLPGVSVERGLAESVDQSLMELDEAAF